The genomic stretch TCTGCCACTCCTCTGAACCGTTCATTCCACCTCCTGGGAACACGTTCCCTCTCCCCTGCCGCCGGCGAGCGGCCCGCACCGCGCACCGGTTTCCCTCTCCCCCACCCTACGCGCAAGGGGGGGCGCCCATGCGCACCATTCCAGGCAACGCCGGGGCCTGGCCGAGGGGGGAGGGCCTCCCTCCCGCCGCGCGTGGAGCAGGATGGGGGCGGTATGACCCCACCCGCGCGACCTCGGCCCGGAGAGGAGCAGACGTCCACCGACCCCACTGGGCCGCGGCGGGGGGGCCGCGAGTGAGCCGCGCCCTGCTGGAGGCCGACTTCGCCGCCCTGAACGCGCGGGACGGGGAGGGATTCGCGGCCCTCTTCACCCCCGACGTGCGCTACGAGGTGCCGCAGACCGGGGAGGTCGTGGGGGGTCCGGTGAACGTCGCCGCCTTCGACCACAAATGCCCGGGCGAGTGGAGCATCGAGGTCCGCCGCGCCCTGGCCGACGAGGTTCTGGGCCTGGCCGAGACGCAGCGGGCCGTCGTCGTCCACGAGGACCGGGACGGGTTGATTTCCCGCATCACCGACTGTTGGCCCGGTCCCTACGACCCGCCCGCCTTCCGCGCGGGGTGGCCGGAGACCCGGCGGGAGGAGTAGCCCCGGCTGCTACGCTCGCCCCATGAGGCGAAACATCGGCGGCTCGTCGCCCTGGGAGAGCGTGGTCGGGTACTCGCGCGCGGTGCGGGTGGGCAACGTCGTTCACGTCGCGGGCACGACCGCCACCGTGGACGGCGAGGTGGTCGCCGTCGGGGACGCCTACGGGCAGACGCGGGCGGCGCTGGAGATCATCACCGGGGCGCTGCGGGAGGCCGGGGCGGGCCCGGAACACGTCGTCCGCACCCGGATGTACGTGACCGACATCGGGCAGTGGGAGGCCGTCGGGCGGGCGCACGGGGAGGTCTTCGGCTCCGTCCGCCCCGCCGCGAGCCTGGTGCAGGTCGCGGCGCTGATCGACCCCCGGCACCTCGTCGAGATCGAGGCGGAAGCGATCCTGCCGGAGGGCGCGTGACCCCGCTGCCCACCCGCCTCCTCGGCGCCGCGCCGCCCACGGTCACCCGCCTGGGACTCGGCCTCGCCGCGCTCGGGCGGCCCGGGTACCTCAACCTCGGGCACGGGGAGGACGTGGGCGCGGGCAAGGACGTGGCCGCGATGCGGGGACGGGCCTGGGAAGTGCTGGACGCGGCCTGGGCGGCGGGGATTCGGTACTTCGACGCCGCGCGCAGCTACGGGCGGGCCGAGGAGTTCCTGGGCGGCTGGCTCCGCGAGCGGGGACACGGGGCCGCCGTGGGGAGCAAGTGGGGCTACACCTACACGGCGGGCTGGCGCACGGACGCCGAGACGCACGAGGTCAAGGACCACTCCCCCGCCACCCTGGAGCGGCAGTGGCCGGAGACGCAGGAGGCGCTGGGCCGCCGCCCCGACGTGTACCTGATCCACTCGGCGACGCTGGAGACGGGCGTGCTGGAGGAGGGACGGGTACTCGCCCGGCTCGCGGACCTCGCCGCGCGGGGCGTGCGGGTGGGGCTGAGCACGAGCGGCCCCACGCAGGAGGCCACGCTGCGGCGGGCGCTGGAAGTCCGGGTGGACGGCGTAAATCCCCTCAGCGTGGTGCAGGCGACCTGGAACCTGCTCGACCCCTCGGCGCAGGAGGCGCTCGAGGGGGCCCACGCGGCGGGCTGGGGCGTGGTCGTCAAGGAGGGGGTGGCGAACGGGCGATTGACCGCGCGGGGGACTCCTCCGCCCGCCCTGGCGGAGGTGTGCGCCGAGTTGGGGACGACTCCGGACGCGCTGGCCCTCGCCGCGGTCCTCGCGCAGCCCTGGGCGGACGTGGTGCTCAGCGGGGCGACCACGGCCCGGCAACTGGGCAGCAACCTGCGCGCCCCGACCCTGAACCTCACCCCCGGGCACCTGGACGCCCTGCGCCCACTCGCCCAGCCCCCGGCGGCCTACTGGCGGGAGCGGGCGGCCCTCCCGTGGACGTGAGGAGCGCCCGCCCCAGAAGTGGGCGGGCGCGGGGAGGGGCCGGAGTCAGGCGATCAGGCGAACGCTTTGCAGGGCGGTCCGGTGCATCAGCAGCAGGTAGCCCGCGCTCTCCCGGGAGAGGCGGCCCGCCGCGTGCAGGGTGCGCAAGGTCGGCAGGTGGTACAGCTCGCCGTCCTCCCCCCGCGCCATGTCGGTCTGGTCGAACGCGGCGAGCTTGAGGCCTCTTTTCGATTCGTCCATGAACCCTCCCGGCGCACCCCAGAGGATGAGGGGCTCCTTTAGCCTTCCTAAAGTATTCACGCCCTTCCTGTCAGAGGTCTGACGGGGAGGTCACAGACCTAGACGAGGCCCCGTGCGCGTCCCTGTTTCACCCTCACGGCGGGACCAGGCACGGCAACACCCGCCGGGCGTCCGCTCAACCGCGTTCCGGGTGGAGGTGGCCCCCTCTACTCGGCTCTTCGCCGGACGTCCTCCCCGTCGGCGAGCGCCTGGAGGGCAGGCCGCAGCGCCGGGAGGTCCACCCGCGCCGTGTGCCACACGAGGGCGGGGTCGATGCCGAAGTAGTCGTGGGCCACGAGGTTGCGCACGTCGCGCAGGAGGGCCCAGGGGAGTTCAGGGTGGGTGTCCTGCACAGCCTGGGGGATGAATTTCGTGGTCTCACCCAGGCGCGCGAGGTTGTGCAGCACGGCGTCCCAGGCGCGTTCGTCGGCGAGGAAGGTCGTCAGGGTGTGCCCGCGCGTGTCGTCGGCCACCCGGTCCACGGCGCCCAGCAGGTCGAACACCCGCCAGCGCCAACGCTTCGGGCGGTGCGAGGGCCGGGGCGGCGGGCCGGGGTCGAAGACGTCCACCGCGTCCTCCAGAATCTCGCCGCGCAGGGGCGGCCCCAGGGCGCCCTCGGTCATCACGTCCACCCGGCGCCGCAGCAGGTCCTCGAACACCTCCTTGGCGCGCATCAGGTCGAGCAGGCCCACCGGGCGGCCCGGCGCGAAGTCCACGAGCAGGTCGATGTCGGAAGCCTCGCCCGCCTCTCCCCGCGCCACCGAGCCGAAGACCCGCACCCGGGCGACGCCGACCGCGCGCCACCGCGCCTCTGCCCCGCGCAGTTCCCGGGCGACGGTGGGCAGGCGCAGGTCGGGGAAAAGCGGAGCGGAGGAAGGAGGCATCGGGAGACAGGATAGGGGCAGGAGGGGCGGGCGGTGCCGGGGGGCGGGGCCTTGCCGTGTCACCATGCTTTCCGGATGATCGTCGCCATCGGACACGACCTGATCGAGATCGAGCGCATCCGGGGCCTCTTGAGGCGCGAGGGCGAGCGGGCCTTGAAGCTCTTCGCCCCCACCGAACTCGCCTACTGCGCCCGGCTCGCCGACCCCGCCCCCAGCTTCGCCGCCCGCTTCGCCGCCAAGGAGGCCTTCCAGAAGGTCTGGCCGCGCCCCCACGGCTGGCGCGACGTGTGGGTCGAGCGAGGGCGCACGCCGGACGGCCCCTTCCCCTTCGCGCCCCCCGTGCTGGGCTTTTGCCCCGAGATCGCGCGGGAGCTGGAGGCGCGCGGCTGGGTCGCGCACCTGACCCTGACCCACACCAAGGAGCACGCCTCGGCGGTCGTGGTGCTGGAGGCGCGGGAGCCAGCGCGCGGGTGATCCGCCTGATCGCCACCGACCTCGACGGCACCCTGCTGCGCCCCGACGGGACGGTGAGCGCCCGGACGCGGGCGGCCCTCGGCGCGGCGCGGGCGGCGGGCCTCCAGGTCGTGCCCGTCACGGCCCGGCAGCCGCGTGGGGTCCGCCGGATCGCGGGGGCGGCGGGATTGACCGAATACGCCCTGTGCGCCAACGGGGCGTACGGCGTCCACCTGGGCACGGGCGAGACGCTGTTCGAGGCGCAGGTGACCGTCGCGGCGCAGCGCACACTCGCCCAGGCGCTGACGAGGCGGGGGCCGGGCGTGCTGTTCCTCAGCGTGCGGCAGGGGGGCGAGGTGTACGTCGCGCAGGAGGGGTACGCCGCCGTTGCCCGCTTCGAGGACCACAACCGCGAGCCCGCCGAGCTGGGCACCCACGCCCTCGACGACGTGCTCGCCGCCCCCAGCCTCAAACTCATCGTGCGGCACGCGACCCTCACGCCGCGCGAGCTGCTCGCCGAGCTGCGCGCCCTCAACCTCGGGGGCTTCGCGGTGACCCACTCCGGCGCCCCCTTTCTGGAGGTGCTGGCCGAGGGGGTGGGCAAGGCGTGGGGCCTGACCCTCCTGTGCGGGCGGCTGGGGGTCGCGCGGGAGGAGGTGCTGGCCTTCGGGGACGCCCCCAACGACGCGGAGATGCTCGCCTGGGCCGGGCGCGGTGTGGCGGTGGCGAACGCCCACCCGGAGGCGCTGGAGGCGGCGGACGAGGTGACCCTCTCCAACGCCGAGGACGGGGTGGCCCGCGTGATCGAACGGTTAACGGCCCAATCGTCGGCGGGCTGACACCCCGGCGGAGCGGGAGCCTCCTACGCTTGGGCATGAAACCCTGGTTGCTGCTGGCCGCGCTGCTGGTCTGGGCGCCTCCCCCCGCTCTCGCGCAGACCACGGCGCCCCCGGTCCCGGTGCCGGGCACGCCCGCCGAACTCCAGGCCCTGGCGCGGGGCCGGGCCCTCATCGCCGACTTCTACGCCCTGCGCCTCGAACGGCTCTGGCGGGCCTTCACCCCGCAGGCCAAGGAGCAGTGGGGCAGCCTGGAGGCGTTCCAGGCCTTCCGCGAGGCGGGCGCGAGAACCTACGGGGCCGAACGGCAGGTCGTGGCGGAGCGGACCTTCACCGAGGACGGCGTGACCTACTACGTCCGCAGCGCCGTCTTCGAGCGTGACCCGGGGACCGTCTGGGCCCTCGTCTTCGGCTTCGACGCGGTGGGCCGGGTGGGCCTCTTCGGCATCGCCGCGCAGGGAGAGCAGGCGCCGGGCCGCGTCGCGCGGGCACCGAGGTAAAGGCGCAAGGGGCGCCCCCAAATCTGGAGCGTCCCCTTCAGCAACGGGCCTCAGTCGGTGGCGGGCGCACCCTCCTCGCGGCGAGGAGCGGCGGACCGCCCGGCGAGGGGCCGCTCGGGCAGCGCCAGCGTGACGAGGAAGGCGAGGCCGACGAGCACCCCCGCGATCAGGAATACGTGGTCGATGGCGGTCGTCATGACCCCCCGCAGCGCCGCCATGACGGGGCCGAAGAGGTCGGGGGCTCCGAGGCGCGTCAGGGCCCCCTGGAGCCGGGCGGTCGCCTCCGGGCTGGTGAGGAGGTTGGGGTTGGCGATGGCCTCCCGAAGCGGCGCGGGCAGCGACCGGGCCTCCTCGGGCAGGCGGGCCGCCAGGTTCCCCGCGAGCTGGGCGTTCACGAGCGCCCCGAAGAGGCTGACCGCCAGGGTGCCGCCGATCTGCCGGAAGAACTGGTTGCCGCTCGTGGCGCTGCCGAGCTGCTGCCGGGGCGCGGCGTTTTGCACGGCGAGCGTGAGCTGGCTGTTGACGGGCCCCAGCCCGATGCCGAGCAGGACCATCAGCCCGACCGCGATCCACAGCGGCGTCGCCGTGCCCAGCGTCGAACTCAGCAGCAAGGCGACCGTGGCGACGAGCGCGCCGCCGAGAATCAGCCCCTTGTACCGCCCGGTGCGGCTGACGAGCTGACCGCTGAGGGTGCTCGTCACGATCATCCCGAACATCAGGGGCGCGAGCGCCAGGCCGCTGCCGCTCGCCGAGGCCGCCTTGACCCCCTGCATGTAGAGCGGCAGGTACAGCACCGCCGCGTACATCCCCGCGCTCGTCAGGAAGCCCGCCAGCGAGGCGAGGGAGATCGCCGGGTCACGCAACAGCCGCAGGTCGAGGATGGGCCGCTCCTGCGCCCGGCTGTGCCCCCCGTACCACAGCCCGAGGCCGACCGTCGCCCCCAGCAGCCCCAGGATCTGCGGGCTGGCCCAGGCGTACGCGCCTCCGCCCCACGAGAGCGCGAGCGTGAGGGTGGTCACCGCCCCGCCGAGCAACAGGGCGCCGAGGCCGTCGAAGTGCCCCCGGGCGCCGGGCGCGGGCAGCCGGAAGAAGCGCGCGATGAAGAACGCCGCGAGCACCGCGAAGGGCAGGTTCACGAAAAACACGCTGCGCCACCCCAGGTGGTCGGTGAGAAAGCCGCCGACGAGCGGCCCCACCACGCTGCTCACCCCCCAGACCGCGCCCGTGTAGCCCTGGTAGCGCCCGCGCTCGGCGGGGGTGAAGAGGTCCGCGATGGCCGTGAAGCTCATCGCCATCAGGGTGCCGCCGCCCACGCCTTGCAGGGCGCGCAGGGCGATGAGCTGGCCCATATTCTGCGCGAGGCCCAGCAGCACGCTCCCCAGGGCGAAGACGGCGATCCCCGCGAGCAGCAGCGGACGCCGCCCGTAGCGGTCGCTCACCGTGCCGACGATGGGGATGGTGACCGTCGTGGCGAGCGAATACGCCGTGAAGGCCCAGGCGTACAGGTGAAAGCCGCCCAGGTCGCTGATCACGCGCGGCATGGCGCTGCCCACCACCGTGAGGTTGAGGCTGCTCAGGAAGAGCACGGTCAGGATGCCCACGAAGGCGAGCGTCTTGTCCCGGGCGGAGAGGGTCAGCGCGTTCACGCCAGGGCCTCCCCCGTGGTCGGGGCGGCCCGGAGGTCGGCTTCGAGCGCCCTGAGGGCAGCCAGCGCGGCGCCGACGTGCTCGGCGGGCAGCGCCCCGAAGTGCGCGTCCACGATGTCCTGCGCGGTCGCGCGGGTGCGGCCCCGGGTGGCCTCGCCCTGGGGCGTCAGGCGCAAGCGCTGCCGCCGCAGGTCGCCGGGGTCGGTTACCCGCTCCACCAGCCCCCGCCCGACGAGTTTCGTGACGATCCGCGTGACGGTCGGGGCGGGAAGACGCTGGCGTTCGGCGACGGCGCCCGGCGTGCCCGCCCCGTCCATGATTGCGGCCAGCACGAGCAGTTCCTTGGTGTTCAGCCCGAGGGCCGCTTCAAGCGGCTCGTCGAGCGCGGAGAGAAAGCGCCTTGAGAGCCGCAGGGTCAGCCGCACGAGGTCGTACAGCTCGGGGTGGGAGGGGGAGGCGTGGTTCATTCCAAACGAAATTATTCCAGATGGAAGAACCCGGGGCCATTCACGCTCTGTTACGTCTCGGGATACGCCCGCAGGCTCTCCACGCTCCCCACCTGCTCGGTGAGCCACGCCCCGCCCAGGAGGTGCGCGTTCAGGACGCCCGGCAGCCAGGGCAGGCAGTCGTGCGGCAGGGCTTCGGGACCGAACCAGCCCGTCTCGGAGGTCTTCTCCAGGGGGGTCGGCTCGCCCTCCCAGCGGTCGGCGAGAAAGAGGAAGTCCACCCCCTGCACCGGGCCGTGCAGCCCCAGCACGTCGTAGCGGCTGACCCCGAGCGGTCGGAGGTCGGCGGCCTCCACCCGCAGGCCCACCTCCTCCCACACCTCCCGGATGGCCGCCCGGGTCAGGCTCTCGCCCGGTTCCACGGCCCCGCCGGGGAGATTCCACAGGCCGTCGGCGAAGGTCGTTCCCGAGCGGCGCCCCAGCAGCACCCGTCCCGAGGAGTCACGCACGACCAGCCACACGATGAGATGGGTCATGCCCCAGCCTAGACGCTCCGGCGCGGTGCGCTATGCTGGCGGGTGCGTCACCGGGGGTGCCCTGCACGAGGCAGGGCTGAGACATACCCCAGGAACCTGATCCGGGTCATGCCGGCGGAGGGAGCGTGATGCGCGGGCCCGAGCTCGATCCTGTGGTCCGTGTGCGCCTGCCCCTTCGTGACGCGAGGGGGAATTTTTATGCGGAGACTGTCTCTTCTCACGGCGCTCGTCCTGGGCGCCCAGGCCACGGCCCAGACCACCCTGACCGTGATCACCCACGACTCCTTCGACGTCGACAAGAAGCTCGTGGCGCAGTTCGAGAGGGCGAACCATGCCCGCGTGCGCTTCGTGAGGGGCGGGGACGCGGGGGAACTCCTCAACCGCCTGATCCTGACCCGCCGCGCGCCCGTGGCCGACGTGGTGTACGGGCTGGACAACACGCTGCTGCCCCGCGCACGTCAGGCCGGAATTCTGGAACCCTACCGCTCCCCGGCCCTCGCGCGGGTGCCCGCCGCGTACCGCCTGGACGAGGCGGGCCTGCTGAACACGGTGGATTACGGCGTCGTGGCGCTGAATTACGACCGCGCGGCCTTCGCCCGGACGGGCCTGCCCCTGCCGGGGTCGCTCGACGACCTGAAAAAGCCCGAGTACGCCCGCCTGACCGTCCTTCCCTCTCCGGCGACGAGCAGCCCCGGCCTCGCCTTCTTGCTCGCCACCGTCAACCACTACGGCGAGGAGGGCGCCTGGGCGTGGTGGCGGGAGGCGCGGCGGGGCGGCCTCACGGTCACGCGCGGCTGGTCGGACGCCTACAACAAGGACTTCAGCCGGAACGGCGGCAAGTATCCCATCGTGTTGAGCTACGCGAGCAGCCCCGCCGCCGAGGTCCACTACGCGGACGGCTACGACCCCAGGAGGCTGCCCGCCCAGTCCCCCACCGCCAACCTCTTCCTGCCGGGCAGCACCTTCTTGCAACTTGAGGGGGTCGGCGTCCTCAAGGGCGCGAAACAACCGGCCC from Deinococcus planocerae encodes the following:
- a CDS encoding RidA family protein, whose amino-acid sequence is MRRNIGGSSPWESVVGYSRAVRVGNVVHVAGTTATVDGEVVAVGDAYGQTRAALEIITGALREAGAGPEHVVRTRMYVTDIGQWEAVGRAHGEVFGSVRPAASLVQVAALIDPRHLVEIEAEAILPEGA
- a CDS encoding NUDIX domain-containing protein translates to MTHLIVWLVVRDSSGRVLLGRRSGTTFADGLWNLPGGAVEPGESLTRAAIREVWEEVGLRVEAADLRPLGVSRYDVLGLHGPVQGVDFLFLADRWEGEPTPLEKTSETGWFGPEALPHDCLPWLPGVLNAHLLGGAWLTEQVGSVESLRAYPET
- a CDS encoding aldo/keto reductase — translated: MLDAAWAAGIRYFDAARSYGRAEEFLGGWLRERGHGAAVGSKWGYTYTAGWRTDAETHEVKDHSPATLERQWPETQEALGRRPDVYLIHSATLETGVLEEGRVLARLADLAARGVRVGLSTSGPTQEATLRRALEVRVDGVNPLSVVQATWNLLDPSAQEALEGAHAAGWGVVVKEGVANGRLTARGTPPPALAEVCAELGTTPDALALAAVLAQPWADVVLSGATTARQLGSNLRAPTLNLTPGHLDALRPLAQPPAAYWRERAALPWT
- a CDS encoding nuclear transport factor 2 family protein, with amino-acid sequence MSRALLEADFAALNARDGEGFAALFTPDVRYEVPQTGEVVGGPVNVAAFDHKCPGEWSIEVRRALADEVLGLAETQRAVVVHEDRDGLISRITDCWPGPYDPPAFRAGWPETRREE
- a CDS encoding thiamine ABC transporter substrate-binding protein: MRRLSLLTALVLGAQATAQTTLTVITHDSFDVDKKLVAQFERANHARVRFVRGGDAGELLNRLILTRRAPVADVVYGLDNTLLPRARQAGILEPYRSPALARVPAAYRLDEAGLLNTVDYGVVALNYDRAAFARTGLPLPGSLDDLKKPEYARLTVLPSPATSSPGLAFLLATVNHYGEEGAWAWWREARRGGLTVTRGWSDAYNKDFSRNGGKYPIVLSYASSPAAEVHYADGYDPRRLPAQSPTANLFLPGSTFLQLEGVGVLKGAKQPALARKFVDFMLSNPVQADIPTRMWIYPAVKGTRLDPVFKFAAQPEEGPAKASVTANPQRLVDAWVTNVLRAR
- a CDS encoding 4'-phosphopantetheinyl transferase superfamily protein, with the protein product MIVAIGHDLIEIERIRGLLRREGERALKLFAPTELAYCARLADPAPSFAARFAAKEAFQKVWPRPHGWRDVWVERGRTPDGPFPFAPPVLGFCPEIARELEARGWVAHLTLTHTKEHASAVVVLEAREPARG
- a CDS encoding MarR family winged helix-turn-helix transcriptional regulator; translated protein: MNHASPSHPELYDLVRLTLRLSRRFLSALDEPLEAALGLNTKELLVLAAIMDGAGTPGAVAERQRLPAPTVTRIVTKLVGRGLVERVTDPGDLRRQRLRLTPQGEATRGRTRATAQDIVDAHFGALPAEHVGAALAALRALEADLRAAPTTGEALA
- a CDS encoding MDR family MFS transporter: MNALTLSARDKTLAFVGILTVLFLSSLNLTVVGSAMPRVISDLGGFHLYAWAFTAYSLATTVTIPIVGTVSDRYGRRPLLLAGIAVFALGSVLLGLAQNMGQLIALRALQGVGGGTLMAMSFTAIADLFTPAERGRYQGYTGAVWGVSSVVGPLVGGFLTDHLGWRSVFFVNLPFAVLAAFFIARFFRLPAPGARGHFDGLGALLLGGAVTTLTLALSWGGGAYAWASPQILGLLGATVGLGLWYGGHSRAQERPILDLRLLRDPAISLASLAGFLTSAGMYAAVLYLPLYMQGVKAASASGSGLALAPLMFGMIVTSTLSGQLVSRTGRYKGLILGGALVATVALLLSSTLGTATPLWIAVGLMVLLGIGLGPVNSQLTLAVQNAAPRQQLGSATSGNQFFRQIGGTLAVSLFGALVNAQLAGNLAARLPEEARSLPAPLREAIANPNLLTSPEATARLQGALTRLGAPDLFGPVMAALRGVMTTAIDHVFLIAGVLVGLAFLVTLALPERPLAGRSAAPRREEGAPATD
- a CDS encoding HepT-like ribonuclease domain-containing protein; this translates as MPPSSAPLFPDLRLPTVARELRGAEARWRAVGVARVRVFGSVARGEAGEASDIDLLVDFAPGRPVGLLDLMRAKEVFEDLLRRRVDVMTEGALGPPLRGEILEDAVDVFDPGPPPRPSHRPKRWRWRVFDLLGAVDRVADDTRGHTLTTFLADERAWDAVLHNLARLGETTKFIPQAVQDTHPELPWALLRDVRNLVAHDYFGIDPALVWHTARVDLPALRPALQALADGEDVRRRAE
- a CDS encoding HAD family hydrolase — its product is MIRLIATDLDGTLLRPDGTVSARTRAALGAARAAGLQVVPVTARQPRGVRRIAGAAGLTEYALCANGAYGVHLGTGETLFEAQVTVAAQRTLAQALTRRGPGVLFLSVRQGGEVYVAQEGYAAVARFEDHNREPAELGTHALDDVLAAPSLKLIVRHATLTPRELLAELRALNLGGFAVTHSGAPFLEVLAEGVGKAWGLTLLCGRLGVAREEVLAFGDAPNDAEMLAWAGRGVAVANAHPEALEAADEVTLSNAEDGVARVIERLTAQSSAG